A stretch of the Snodgrassella alvi genome encodes the following:
- the rpiA gene encoding ribose-5-phosphate isomerase RpiA, giving the protein MAAQDELKRQAAEKAVEYVQENEYLGIGTGSTVRFFIEALAQSRKRIKGAVSTSAQTSAALKSFGIPEVTLNEVNGLPLYIDGADEINHLLQMIKGGGGALLNEKIVASAAEKFICIADESKYTSRLGHVPVPVEVMPNARSLVARRLLKFGGEPELRLGFTTDNGNQILDVANLNISEPIKLEDAINGIPGVVENGLFTHHPADLLLLGCQSGVQVLTAKV; this is encoded by the coding sequence ATGGCAGCACAAGATGAACTCAAGCGTCAGGCCGCAGAAAAAGCGGTTGAATATGTGCAGGAAAACGAATATCTGGGCATCGGCACCGGATCAACTGTACGTTTTTTTATTGAGGCATTGGCGCAAAGCAGAAAAAGAATCAAAGGTGCGGTGTCCACATCTGCCCAGACTAGTGCGGCTCTGAAGAGCTTTGGTATTCCTGAAGTCACATTGAATGAAGTGAACGGCCTGCCGTTATACATCGATGGAGCCGATGAAATCAATCATTTATTACAAATGATTAAAGGTGGCGGTGGCGCTTTGTTGAATGAGAAGATTGTCGCCAGTGCAGCAGAAAAATTTATCTGTATTGCCGACGAAAGTAAATATACTAGTCGCCTTGGTCATGTGCCTGTACCAGTGGAAGTGATGCCAAATGCCCGTTCACTGGTGGCGCGCCGGCTACTGAAATTCGGCGGTGAACCGGAATTACGTCTAGGCTTTACAACTGATAACGGTAACCAGATTCTTGACGTTGCCAATTTGAATATCAGCGAACCAATAAAACTGGAAGATGCTATTAACGGCATACCAGGTGTGGTCGAAAACGGTTTGTTTACCCACCATCCTGCTGATTTGCTGCTGCTGGGTTGCCAGAGTGGCGTTCAGGTGTTAACAGCCAAAGTCTGA
- the adhP gene encoding alcohol dehydrogenase AdhP gives MKAAVVTKDKKVAIQDKTVRPLKANEALLKMECCGVCHTDLHVKNADFGDVTGVTLGHEGIGVVTAVGEDVTSLKVGDRASVAWFFEGCGHCEYCNSGRETFCREVKNAGYTVDGGMAEECIVVADYAVKVPDGLSSEAASSITCAGVTTYKAIKVSHIQPGQWIAIYGLGGLGNLALQYAKNVFNAKVIAIDVNEKQLELAREMGADMTLNPAKEKVEDIIQEKVGGAYAAVVTAVAKSAFNSAVAAVRAGGRIVAVALPVDTMDLNIPRLVLDGIEVVGSLVGTREDLREAFQFGAEGKVVPKVTMRPLEDINDIFDEMAAGKFTGRMVIDFKNA, from the coding sequence ATGAAAGCAGCCGTAGTAACAAAAGACAAAAAAGTGGCCATTCAGGACAAAACTGTCCGTCCGCTGAAAGCCAATGAAGCATTGCTGAAAATGGAATGTTGCGGGGTTTGTCACACTGATTTGCATGTAAAAAATGCGGATTTTGGTGATGTGACCGGTGTGACGTTAGGACATGAAGGCATTGGTGTGGTTACTGCTGTCGGTGAAGATGTCACTTCGCTGAAAGTAGGCGATCGTGCCAGTGTGGCCTGGTTTTTTGAGGGCTGTGGACATTGCGAATACTGCAATAGTGGCCGTGAAACATTCTGTCGTGAAGTTAAAAACGCCGGCTATACTGTAGACGGTGGTATGGCAGAAGAATGTATCGTGGTAGCCGACTATGCAGTTAAGGTACCGGATGGTCTGAGTTCTGAAGCAGCCAGCAGTATTACCTGTGCCGGTGTGACCACTTACAAGGCTATTAAAGTATCTCATATTCAACCTGGCCAGTGGATTGCGATTTATGGTTTAGGCGGTCTGGGCAATCTGGCTTTGCAATATGCTAAGAATGTATTTAATGCCAAAGTGATTGCTATTGATGTGAATGAAAAACAACTTGAATTGGCACGCGAAATGGGTGCGGATATGACCCTGAATCCGGCTAAGGAAAAAGTTGAAGATATCATTCAGGAAAAAGTAGGCGGTGCTTATGCTGCGGTGGTGACTGCTGTGGCTAAATCTGCGTTTAATTCAGCCGTTGCTGCTGTACGCGCTGGCGGACGCATTGTGGCAGTAGCTCTGCCTGTAGACACAATGGATTTGAATATTCCGCGCCTTGTTCTTGATGGTATTGAGGTAGTAGGCTCACTGGTGGGTACTCGTGAAGACTTGCGTGAAGCATTCCAGTTTGGTGCTGAAGGCAAAGTAGTACCAAAAGTAACCATGCGTCCGCTGGAAGACATTAATGATATTTTTGATGAAATGGCCGCAGGTAAGTTTACCGGCCGAATGGTAATTGATTTCAAAAATGCCTGA
- a CDS encoding DegQ family serine endoprotease produces MRINRKYMLTAILSALLAAAGCDRLEHWFGKTANQGFVKEIPAGTDGNSNQVAMLLPDFTRLVDQQGPAVVNIQATRDNRSLDGDIESSSDTLPDNDPFYEYFKHLLPNVPQTPQTNDDEYNFGSGFFISKDGYILTNTHVVNGMNNIKVLLNDKREFQAKLIGADPQSDVALLKINADNLPVVQPGNPKELKVGEWVAAIGAPFGFDNSVTAGIVSAKGRSLPEENYTPFIQTDVAINPGNSGGPLFNLKGQVVGINSQIYSRSGGFMGISFAIPIDVAMNVAEQLKTTGKVQRGRLGVVIQEVNYNLAKSFGLNKANGALITQVVAGGPAARSGLQPGDIVESVNGEELETSSDLPVRVGLLPPGKQIILGIWRKGRKQDIKVTLDNMSPAISAPSSAASDIMPTDGDNFLEQHLGLELRASSKGLVIEDVRKLAAQVDLRRGDVIVAVGSKLVHNEKDFEQAVQESGKSVPLLIRRANNTLYIALILP; encoded by the coding sequence ATGCGGATAAATCGCAAATATATGTTGACGGCAATTTTGTCAGCGTTGTTGGCGGCAGCTGGGTGTGACCGGCTGGAACACTGGTTTGGCAAAACAGCCAATCAGGGTTTTGTAAAAGAAATACCTGCCGGCACTGATGGTAACAGCAATCAGGTAGCCATGCTGTTGCCTGATTTTACTCGGCTGGTAGACCAGCAGGGTCCCGCCGTGGTAAACATACAGGCCACCCGAGATAACCGCAGCCTTGACGGTGACATTGAAAGCAGCTCCGATACGCTGCCCGATAATGACCCGTTTTACGAATATTTCAAACATCTGTTACCTAATGTGCCTCAGACGCCGCAGACAAATGATGATGAATACAATTTCGGCTCAGGTTTTTTCATTAGTAAGGATGGCTATATTCTCACCAATACACATGTTGTCAATGGCATGAACAACATTAAAGTTTTGCTAAACGATAAACGGGAATTTCAGGCAAAATTGATTGGTGCAGATCCTCAGTCTGACGTGGCTTTATTGAAAATCAATGCGGATAATTTGCCAGTTGTGCAGCCTGGCAATCCGAAAGAATTGAAAGTTGGAGAGTGGGTAGCGGCTATTGGTGCACCATTCGGTTTTGACAACAGTGTCACTGCCGGTATCGTTTCTGCCAAAGGGCGTAGCCTGCCAGAAGAGAACTACACCCCATTTATTCAAACAGATGTAGCCATTAATCCGGGCAATTCAGGTGGTCCCCTATTTAACCTAAAAGGTCAGGTAGTTGGCATCAATTCCCAGATATACAGTCGTAGTGGCGGCTTTATGGGCATCTCTTTTGCCATTCCGATAGATGTAGCCATGAATGTGGCTGAACAGCTAAAAACCACCGGTAAAGTACAGCGCGGACGTCTGGGTGTGGTTATTCAGGAAGTGAACTACAATCTGGCCAAATCTTTTGGGCTCAATAAGGCTAATGGCGCGCTGATTACACAGGTAGTAGCCGGCGGACCAGCAGCCAGATCAGGTCTGCAACCCGGTGACATTGTTGAAAGTGTTAATGGAGAAGAACTGGAAACCTCCAGTGATTTACCGGTCAGAGTCGGACTGCTGCCGCCTGGAAAACAAATTATTCTCGGGATATGGCGTAAAGGCCGAAAACAGGATATTAAGGTAACACTGGATAATATGTCACCAGCCATCAGTGCTCCATCTAGTGCAGCCAGCGACATTATGCCTACTGACGGTGATAATTTTTTAGAACAACACCTTGGTCTGGAGCTGCGTGCAAGCAGTAAAGGGCTGGTGATTGAAGATGTTAGAAAATTAGCTGCACAGGTTGATTTACGTCGCGGGGATGTCATTGTCGCTGTTGGTTCAAAATTGGTACACAATGAGAAGGATTTCGAGCAGGCAGTACAGGAAAGCGGAAAAAGTGTCCCTTTACTCATCCGGCGAGCCAATAATACTTTGTATATCGCTTTGATACTGCCCTAA
- a CDS encoding thermonuclease family protein: protein MQNRQKAVSKWRKILIWLAMVLTLAKVWLPDSIIAPLQNQIQKADSILRSVQDIFNGRPHVAKGRKYAPASKGRYTGQVDSVHDGDTIHVKDNNGYMHKIRLASIDAPEIKQAYGIASRDALKTRIEGKSVAVNVVAIDQYQREVGQIMLSNEDMNLWMVQQGYAWHYDSIAKKQQDRLSFSRYQQAQLQARQKRLGLWHNARAIAPWQFRQQQKTANRTTS from the coding sequence ATGCAGAACAGACAAAAAGCAGTAAGCAAATGGCGTAAAATTTTAATCTGGCTGGCGATGGTACTGACGCTGGCTAAAGTTTGGTTGCCAGACAGTATAATTGCGCCATTGCAAAACCAGATACAGAAAGCAGATAGTATTCTGCGTTCCGTACAAGATATTTTCAATGGTCGGCCGCACGTTGCCAAAGGCAGAAAGTATGCACCGGCGAGCAAAGGACGTTACACAGGACAGGTTGACAGCGTACATGACGGGGATACCATCCATGTTAAAGATAATAACGGCTATATGCACAAAATTCGACTGGCCAGTATTGATGCGCCTGAAATCAAACAGGCCTATGGCATTGCCAGTAGAGATGCTTTAAAAACGCGTATTGAAGGTAAATCAGTCGCTGTGAATGTTGTGGCTATCGACCAATATCAGCGCGAAGTAGGGCAGATAATGCTGAGCAATGAAGACATGAATTTATGGATGGTACAGCAAGGCTATGCATGGCATTACGATTCTATTGCAAAAAAACAGCAGGATCGGCTGAGTTTTAGCCGCTATCAGCAAGCCCAGCTTCAGGCACGCCAAAAACGGCTCGGTCTGTGGCACAATGCACGTGCTATTGCACCTTGGCAGTTTCGCCAGCAACAGAAAACCGCTAATAGAACAACTTCATGA
- the nth gene encoding endonuclease III, translating to MNAHKREEIFSRLQAACPHPTTELQYHTPFELLIAVMLSAQATDVSVNKCTVQLFKLAPTAQSMLALGQSKLMDCIRTIGLYKTKAKHVMETCAILVEQYDGEVPQTRDQLEALPGVGRKTANVVLNTAFGQPTIAVDTHIFRVCNRTGLAPGKTVREVEDKLMKVVPKQYRLNAHHWLILHGRYICKARKPDCERCLINDLCEYPAKATLTV from the coding sequence ATGAATGCACATAAACGCGAGGAAATATTCAGTCGTTTGCAGGCCGCCTGTCCGCATCCGACCACAGAGCTGCAATATCATACCCCATTTGAATTATTAATCGCCGTTATGCTGTCGGCACAGGCCACCGATGTATCTGTTAACAAATGTACCGTGCAGCTTTTTAAGCTGGCACCCACCGCTCAGAGCATGCTGGCGCTGGGGCAAAGTAAGCTAATGGACTGTATTCGCACCATAGGCTTATATAAAACCAAAGCCAAACATGTGATGGAAACCTGCGCAATTCTGGTTGAGCAATATGACGGCGAAGTACCGCAGACACGAGATCAGCTAGAAGCTTTACCTGGTGTAGGTCGTAAAACAGCCAATGTGGTGCTGAATACCGCATTTGGCCAGCCGACCATTGCTGTAGACACGCATATTTTTCGTGTGTGTAACCGGACCGGTTTGGCTCCAGGCAAAACCGTACGCGAAGTAGAAGATAAATTAATGAAAGTGGTGCCGAAACAGTATCGTTTGAATGCCCACCACTGGCTTATTTTACATGGCCGTTACATATGTAAAGCACGTAAACCTGACTGCGAACGCTGTTTGATAAATGATTTATGCGAATATCCGGCGAAGGCAACTTTAACTGTCTGA
- the nagZ gene encoding beta-N-acetylhexosaminidase, whose amino-acid sequence MLSAQPPVTARGPIMADVEAFHLSEVERRRLSHPAIGGVILFRRNYQSRAQLTALVAEIKALRTPELIVAVDHEGGRVQRFIPEFTRLPAMRTLGQCWEQHGAAMADKMAETVGWVLSTELRACGIDLSFTPVLDLDWGECAVIGNRSFHQQPAVVSFLALALQRGLARGGMATCGKHFPGHGAASGDSHLTLPQDNRNWDELWADDIQPFNDLIHHGMPALMPAHVVYPKVDPTEPAGFSTLWLQGVLRDKMHFDGVIFSDDLTMEGASIAGDIRQRAAHAFAAGCDIALVCNKPDWVDTLLNDFQWPENSRLAQRWQMIAGKGKVADYKAIMQMPEFQSAQQLVASLASAQDILNGVQVGEAC is encoded by the coding sequence ATGTTGTCAGCACAACCTCCGGTAACAGCACGCGGCCCGATTATGGCCGATGTGGAAGCTTTTCATCTGAGCGAAGTAGAACGCAGACGTTTAAGCCATCCCGCCATTGGTGGCGTGATTCTATTCCGGCGTAATTATCAGTCTCGTGCACAGCTCACTGCACTTGTAGCCGAAATTAAAGCCCTACGTACACCCGAGCTCATCGTTGCAGTTGACCATGAAGGGGGGCGGGTACAGCGTTTTATTCCGGAATTTACTCGTTTACCGGCGATGCGGACACTGGGGCAGTGCTGGGAACAGCATGGCGCGGCCATGGCTGATAAAATGGCTGAAACAGTAGGCTGGGTACTGTCCACAGAATTACGTGCTTGTGGTATCGATTTATCATTTACACCGGTATTGGATCTAGACTGGGGTGAATGTGCAGTGATTGGTAACCGCAGCTTTCATCAGCAACCAGCTGTTGTCAGCTTTCTGGCACTTGCTTTACAGCGTGGTCTGGCCCGTGGTGGCATGGCTACTTGCGGCAAACATTTTCCCGGACACGGTGCCGCCAGCGGAGATAGCCATTTGACTCTTCCTCAGGACAACCGTAACTGGGATGAATTATGGGCGGATGATATTCAGCCGTTTAACGATTTGATTCATCATGGCATGCCGGCACTGATGCCGGCACACGTGGTTTATCCTAAAGTTGACCCTACCGAACCGGCTGGTTTTTCCACACTCTGGCTGCAAGGTGTGCTAAGAGACAAAATGCACTTTGATGGTGTGATTTTTTCAGATGATTTAACCATGGAGGGTGCCAGCATTGCAGGAGATATTCGCCAGCGTGCAGCTCATGCTTTTGCTGCCGGCTGTGATATCGCACTGGTCTGCAACAAACCAGATTGGGTAGATACTTTGTTAAACGATTTTCAGTGGCCAGAAAATAGCCGGCTGGCACAGCGCTGGCAAATGATTGCCGGTAAAGGGAAGGTGGCAGATTACAAAGCCATCATGCAGATGCCAGAATTTCAGTCAGCGCAACAACTGGTTGCTAGCCTCGCTTCCGCGCAAGATATCCTAAACGGAGTGCAAGTTGGCGAAGCCTGTTAA